Proteins from a single region of Sesamum indicum cultivar Zhongzhi No. 13 linkage group LG5, S_indicum_v1.0, whole genome shotgun sequence:
- the LOC105162284 gene encoding mediator of RNA polymerase II transcription subunit 22b-like, which produces MNKGGAGLGGGAGGGVGPTAAAAAAAAQKQKTLLQRVDTDIGNLVDNFGFLVNVARVNDPPVRNSQESFMMEMRAARMVQAADSLLKLVSELKQTAIFSGFVSLNDHVDQRMEEFNKLAENTNGRLARIGEEVAASLKELESHYYSSTLRMSIPE; this is translated from the exons ATGAACAAAGGAGGAGCAGGCTTGGGAGGTGGAGCAGGTGGCGGTGTTGGGCCGACCGCTGCTGCTGCAGCTGCGGCGGCGCAAAAACAGAAAACCCTTCTGCAGAGGGTGGACACAGACATTGGGAATCTTGTCGATAATTTCGGTTTCCTAGTTAATGTGGCTCGG GTCAATGATCCACCGGTCCGAAATTCTCAAGAGTCTTTCATGATGGAGATGCGTGCTGCTAGAATG GTTCAAGCTGCTGACTCGTTGCTCAAGTTGGTGTCGGAACTAAAGCAGACAGCAATTTTCTCAGGATTTGTGTCTCTGAACGACCATGTAGACCAGAGAATGGAGGAGTTCAATAAACTCGCGGAAAATACAAATGGGAGATTGGCTAGAATTGGAGAAGAGGTAGCTGCTAGCCTCAAGGAGCTCGAGTCTCATTACTACTCTTCGACACTAAGGATGAGCATTCCAGAATAA